One window from the genome of Mumia sp. ZJ1417 encodes:
- a CDS encoding alpha/beta hydrolase-fold protein yields MSTSSFWRNGLRAAAAILGASALTVVVAGHAATPADRGGHDRRLGTSPVLKHTGKAPTGYSVTFRYYAPTASRVQIKGEWSFVRPSALPQVASTPDHTVESQGILPLDWRPGDAPMPYPNSTDPNFPVNDMAKERNGVWTFTTPLPSGVFTYAFFVDCPTDNGAGCTPVSDPSNAPWNEKNDTVTGSAVPNSQVYVPSDSRFGTVDYSWQAPAKKQGKLRIATYSSPGHVTPVDENRLVVYTPPSYDPRRSEPYPTLYLNHGGGENEMGWSTQGDVKNIMDNLIATGEVVPMVVVMPNANGYPASTDNAAFRSDLIDRIIPWVEDRYHVSTTAADRAFSGLSAGGRITNHLMLNDTEQFGYYGMMSAGLAPGQTLSDEQVTALKKVSVFIGAGWQDVIFAKGFNNFHTGPAMEVSTFVDAGVPVTPDFVHGGHNWNVWRLLLKDFVTRVAFLPQPFASWEG; encoded by the coding sequence ATGTCGACCAGCTCCTTCTGGCGCAACGGACTTCGCGCCGCGGCGGCCATCCTCGGCGCCAGCGCGCTGACCGTCGTCGTCGCGGGACATGCAGCGACCCCTGCGGACCGCGGCGGCCACGACCGACGCCTTGGCACCAGCCCCGTCCTCAAGCACACCGGCAAGGCGCCCACCGGCTACTCGGTGACCTTCCGCTACTACGCCCCGACAGCATCACGGGTGCAGATCAAGGGCGAGTGGTCCTTCGTCCGACCGAGCGCCCTCCCGCAGGTCGCGAGCACGCCAGACCACACGGTGGAGTCGCAAGGCATCCTGCCCCTCGACTGGCGGCCTGGCGACGCCCCGATGCCCTACCCGAACTCGACCGACCCGAACTTCCCGGTCAACGACATGGCGAAGGAACGCAACGGCGTCTGGACCTTCACGACTCCTCTGCCGTCCGGCGTCTTCACCTACGCCTTCTTCGTCGACTGCCCGACGGACAACGGTGCTGGGTGCACCCCGGTCTCTGACCCGAGCAACGCACCGTGGAACGAGAAGAACGACACCGTGACGGGATCCGCCGTCCCCAACAGCCAGGTCTATGTGCCCTCCGACAGCCGCTTCGGCACCGTCGACTACTCATGGCAGGCGCCGGCGAAGAAGCAGGGCAAGCTGCGCATCGCCACGTACAGCTCGCCCGGACACGTCACGCCGGTCGACGAGAACCGGCTCGTGGTCTACACCCCGCCGTCCTACGACCCGCGCCGCTCCGAGCCGTATCCGACGCTCTACCTCAATCACGGCGGAGGGGAGAACGAGATGGGGTGGAGCACACAGGGTGACGTCAAGAACATCATGGACAACCTCATCGCCACCGGCGAGGTCGTCCCGATGGTAGTCGTCATGCCGAACGCCAACGGCTACCCGGCATCGACCGACAACGCCGCCTTCCGATCAGACCTCATCGACCGCATCATCCCGTGGGTCGAAGATCGCTATCACGTTTCAACAACCGCCGCCGACCGCGCCTTCTCGGGACTCTCGGCAGGTGGCCGCATCACCAACCACCTGATGCTGAACGACACCGAGCAGTTCGGCTACTACGGCATGATGAGCGCCGGCCTGGCTCCCGGGCAGACGCTCTCGGACGAGCAAGTCACCGCGCTGAAGAAGGTCTCGGTCTTCATCGGCGCCGGATGGCAGGACGTCATCTTCGCCAAGGGCTTCAACAACTTCCACACGGGGCCCGCGATGGAAGTCTCGACCTTCGTCGACGCGGGCGTCCCGGTGACGCCCGACTTCGTCCACGGCGGCCACAACTGGAACGTGTGGCGGCTCCTGCTCAAGGACTTCGTCACCCGCGTCGCCTTCCTGCCGCAGCCCTTCGCGTCATGGGAGGGCTGA